GCACCGTCCGCGCGAACGGCGACGAGGTCGGACGACTGCGCATCGTACGCCCCGAGAACGCACTCGCCTTCACGCCCGACGGCGCAACGGCCTTCGCAGTGACCGAGGGTGCCGAGCCACCTCGACCCGTCGCGGAGGGAACGGCGCGGGTGCAGGCCGGGTTCCTCGAGGGCAGCAACACCAACGCCGTGTCCGAACTGGTGAGCATGATCACCGCGCAGCGGATCTTCGAGGCGGGCCAGCGCGTGCTGACCACCGCCGACAACACGCTGCGCAAGGCCACCAACGATATCCCGAAGATGGGCTGATGCCCGACATTCGGAGTGAGAGGACGAGACCGTGCTGAGATCGATGAACACTGCCGCGAGCGGCATGCACGCCCAGCAGTCGCGGATCGACACGATCGCGAACAACCTCGCGAACGTGAACACCGCGGGCTTCAAGAAGTCGCGCATGGAGTTCCAGGACCTTCTCTACGAGAACCTGTCACCGGCTCAGGCGGAGCGTGCCGACGGGACCGCGCCGCCCACCCGCGTCGAGGTCGGCCACGGTGTGAAGATCGTGTCGGCCGTGCGCATGCAGTCCGAGGGCACCGTCAGCGTCACGGGCAACGAACTCGACCTGTTCATCCAGGGCGACGGGTTCTTCCAGGTGCAGATGCCCGACGGGGACATCGGCTACACCCGGGACGGCAGCTTCAAGCTCGACCGCGACCGCAACGTCGTGACCAGTAGCGGTTATCTGATGGAGCCGGCGATCAACGTGCCCGAGGACGCGGTGTCGATCGGTGTGTCCACCGACGGTCGCGTGGAGGTCGTGCTCGCCGGGGACAGCGGAACGGCGCAGCAGATCGGCCAGATCCAGATCGCGCGCTTCAACAACCCCTCCGGTATGAGTCAACAGGGCGAGAACGTCCTGATGGCGACACCGAACAGCGGCGTGGCCCTACCCGG
This portion of the Candidatus Krumholzibacteriia bacterium genome encodes:
- a CDS encoding flagellar basal body rod C-terminal domain-containing protein, producing TVRANGDEVGRLRIVRPENALAFTPDGATAFAVTEGAEPPRPVAEGTARVQAGFLEGSNTNAVSELVSMITAQRIFEAGQRVLTTADNTLRKATNDIPKMG
- the flgG gene encoding flagellar basal-body rod protein FlgG, producing MLRSMNTAASGMHAQQSRIDTIANNLANVNTAGFKKSRMEFQDLLYENLSPAQAERADGTAPPTRVEVGHGVKIVSAVRMQSEGTVSVTGNELDLFIQGDGFFQVQMPDGDIGYTRDGSFKLDRDRNVVTSSGYLMEPAINVPEDAVSIGVSTDGRVEVVLAGDSGTAQQIGQIQIARFNNPSGMSQQGENVLMATPNSGVALPGNPGEEGYGSLQQGALEMSNVDVATELVDMITAQRAYELNSRTIQTADDILSTVNQLRR